The Humulus lupulus chromosome 4, drHumLupu1.1, whole genome shotgun sequence genome has a window encoding:
- the LOC133831185 gene encoding aquaporin TIP1-1 yields MPIRNIAVGRPAEATQPDALRAALAEFISTLIFVFAGSGSGIAFNKLTDNGAATPAGLISAAIAHAFALFVAVAVGANISGGHVNPAVTFGAFVGGNITLLRGILYWIAQLLGSTVAALLLKFVTGGLAVPTFNLSSGVGVWEGLVFEIVMTFGLVYTVYATAVDPKKGNLGIIAPIAIGFIVGANILAGGAFDGASMNPAVSFGPALVSWSWENHWIYWAGPLIGGGIAGLVYEFVFISHTGHEQLPTTEY; encoded by the exons ATGCCGATCAGAAACATCGCCGTCGGTAGGCCCGCGGAGGCAACTCAACCAGACGCCTTGAGGGCGGCCTTGGCTGAGTTCATATCAACTCTAATCTTCGTCTTCGCCGGTTCAGGTTCAGGTATCGCCTTCAACAAGCTTACCGACAACGGTGCCGCCACTCCTGCCGGTCTCATCTCCGCCGCCATCGCCCACGCTTTCGCCCTCTTCGTCGCCGTCGCAGTCGGAGCCAACATCTCAGGTGGACACGTCAACCCCGCTGTCACCTTCGGCGCCTTCGTCGGAGGTAACATCACCCTCCTACGTGGCATCCTATACTGGATCGCTCAGCTCCTCGGCTCCACCGTCGCCGCCTTGCTCCTCAAATTCGTCACCGGTGGATTG GCTGTTCCAACATTCAATCTATCATCTGGAGTTGGAGTATGGGAAGGATTGGTGTTCGAGATCGTGATGACCTTTGGATTGGTTTACACAGTTTACGCTACAGCCGTTGATCCCAAGAAGGGCAATTTGGGAATTATTGCCCCCATCGCTATTGGTTTCATCGTGGGTGCTAACATCTTGGCCGGTGGGGCCTTCGATGGGGCCTCGATGAACCCAGCAGTGTCGTTTGGGCCTGCTTTGGTGAGCTGGAGCTGGGAGAACCACTGGATCTACTGGGCCGGGCCTTTGATCGGCGGTGGTATTGCTGGGCTCGTATATGAGTTCGTCTTCATCTCCCACACCGGCCACGAACAGCTCCCAACCACCGAATACTAA